In the genome of Ficedula albicollis isolate OC2 chromosome 4A, FicAlb1.5, whole genome shotgun sequence, the window TTGAATTTGTGTTTTGGTATCTTAAGAGGGACATGTTCACAAGTGGATCATTCAGCTTCTGTCATGAAGTTCAGGGCCTTAAGAGGGACATGTTCACAAGTATCATTCACAAGGATCATTCAGCTTCTGTCATGAAGTTCAGGGGATTTAAGGAAATAAGAAGCACACAGTAACTTATTTTCTTGGGGGATTTCCCTGCCTTCTGCAAATTGAATTTGTGTTTTGGTACCTTAAGAGGGACATGTTCACAAGTATCATTCACAAGGATCATTCAGCTTCTGTCATGAAGTTCAGGGTTATTTTACTGCTTGCAGAATAAATGAGTAGGAATAAACCAGAGAAAGTAATACTGGGACGAGACTTCTTTAGCCAGAGTGTAAGTAGTTCAGTTTAAATTGAAAAGTGACTCTGATAAACACCCAATACTACTCATGTCTCTGAAAGTGATGTTTTTGCATTTATCACCTCCTCACCTTTTTTATAAATACTGGTGATAAAAGAGCTGTTCTTCCTCACCCATTAATGCTGAGACAGGCTGGTGATGTATCTGCATCCAGGACACATTTTGTGTGTACAATtacatcccagctctgggatttctgtggggaGCAGTCAGTGGGATTAGGAATTAAATTGTTCCCATTCAGGTAGAGCCATCACCTGCATGGACTGGGAGtgcaccagctccagggccaGGTCTCACTCCACAAGGGAAAATGCCCAATCCTCCCTTGCTGCTCTTGTGTCTTAAAACAAAGCCTAATTCAAGGCTTGAAACTTGAGCCAAACTTTGTTTGCATCAAGGCACAGTTCATAGTGATCTCTACAACGTCAGAGCTCAGTGTTTGCTTCTATTTAAGAAAGATTGTTTTCTTCATGGAGTGTTTGCCAGGTAAATATTTAGCAAGGGAGACTCCTGTTTCTATTacattcttctttttcaaataatttgcttaataatttcaaaagtagTGAAATAACAAGCCTGCACTTAAGCTGATACTTGTATCAGTAGAAACTGAAAGTCAAATGAGAATCAATTTTATCATCTGAGAAACCAGCACAGGACTGGTGAGATCTGGAACCAGCTTTCATGTGCTGGGTCACCTGCCCAGGCAGACAGTCACTGACAGTCCCTGCCAATCTCTCTCCAGGTGTCCTGGGTTTAAGAAATACAAATCTGAgctccagaggaaaaagaatcCCATTTCTAAAGGGAAGGAAGATCCCCCTGCCAAGGGGGAGGCCAACACGCCCAAGGATCCAGAGGTCCCAGGTGGAGGCTCCTCACTGGTGGCAGaaagctctggagctgctgtggtgtcactggggactgcagagcctggacTGGTTAATCCAGCTTTTGAGGAGACTGAAGAAGGTGAGAGTTTGGTACAGAAGTGGAACTATGTATTTACCTTTCATAATATACAAATGAGGCAATTATctcagaaaattcattttttaagcACTGTCAGACATCCTTAATGCTCCTCAGCCATTTGTAGCTATCAGAGGCATCTCTTCCTTGAGCAGAAGGGAGATGCACTCGTTTGCATCAGGGTTGGCAGAGTCTGCTCACAAGCACAAAACTGCACAAAACCATCTGGAGAAACTCTGTGAGATTGCAGTGAGTGTTTCCAGCATTCTGAGGAGAGACAAAGGCAGTCCCTGTCCATGTGAACCTGGAACACTTAAAGCCCTTGCAGAAGCCAGATAATTAGTAACTAGGAAGTGTTCCAGGTTCTTTTTCGTCTTGTTAGGAAAGTTAAATATACAGTCAGTTTCCTGGAGTGGTCAGTACCTCCCTCCTGGTGTTTTTCTAGCATAAGTTAGGTTTTGGATTaacaggcagctctggaagcCTTGCAGATCCAATCACCATCTCCAGTGTAGCAGCTCTTGTCTCAGCTTGGTAGGAGGCACAGCATGGAAACCTCAGTGCCTTGTCTCAAAGTTAGGCTCAGCTTCCAACCCCTGTGCCTGGGACAGAGGTAACTCACAGGTCAGTCCAGTTCCCTGTTGGCTTTCTCCCAAagcacacctggagcaggtttTGCATCCCTGGTGTGACATCTGCCCCTCACCCTGCCaggcagtgtccctgtgctgggagatCTCAGCCCCCTTGCTAACAACAACTCCCATCTCCCAAGTGCAGCATTGCTTAATCTCCAGTATGCTGTGAAACAGCCAAACATTCCTCCTGTTTTACAGGGGGGATGGGAAAAGGGGAGCAAAGGAAATTAGAGGAAGGAAGTTGCAGAGCAGTAATTACAGCTGGGTAGTCCCTTTCCCTCATGGGCATCATGGAAACTGGAATTTGTTATGTGCGTGCTTCTAGCAGGCCAGCTgtcacaggagaaaaataaatctctaaaTATAGCCAAACCATACTGAATGCCTTTTAATAAACCCCAAGCTACAACAATAAAGAGTTTGAATTCACCAAAAGCTAGGAGAAAATGGGAACAATTCTGGAGAAACtctaaagaaacagaaaggttTTAAGCTTTTTATGTGACCTTAGGTCTCCTGATAGCTGCTTTCCCTCCAGATGTTACATTGAACACAAACCTTCTAGGTTCATTTTGGGGTgccatgaaaaggaaaaatctgttaatgtgttgctttttctcttgaatTTCCACAAGCAGACCTTCCTCAGAGAACCAGTCTTGTGGCTGAAACTACCACAATTGAAATCCACCGGGAGGATCCGGAGGAAGAGCTGGGGATGAGGATAGTCGGGGGTAAGGACACCCCCCTGGGCAACATCGTTGTTCAGGAAGTGCTGAGGGACTCTGTGATTGCTGCTGATGGAAGAATTGCTCCTGGAGACCACATCCTCGAGGTAGGGAAACCCCCTGGCAGCAACACTGCTTCCCTTGGCTGGGGGAGGAGAGCCTGGGAAAGCTGGGGaatctctgcagctcagggttTCAGAGCACTGATCAGACCTCTGTGTCAGCAGCATTGTGTGTCTGCTGGGGCTCAGGAACACTTCTGCCATTCCTTCCAGCCAGACTCATTTCTCTTGAATATTTGACAGCTTTTTGGAATTCAGGGTGTTTTGGATAAAGTAAAAGATTTCACACAGCAGCCTCATTTCTCTGCTCTAGTTAGGAAGTCTCATAATTGCTCGTTCCACTGTGTTGCTTAAGCTGCATATTCTCTGTGGGCAGGTCCAGGGTGAGAGCTGCTGACTGGCAGTGAGTATCAGCTCCAAAATGTGAGTaatgcagagctccagccccagcctgacccatggccagggcactgcccaCTCTGGCAGGGCTGCGTGGCCCTGGTGACCGAGGTGACACCTTGTACACACAGTGACAACTGTTGGCACCTCCAGCCATGGCAGCCCAATCATCTGCCAATCCACAAATCCTCATTATCCCATGGGACGGGGCATCAGGAAGGGCTGGCAGCCCCTATATGAGTGGCTGGTGAGATCTCCCAGTTGGTTTCTCAGGTAGAGCAATGGAGTGACTCCTGTTTTAGCCAGATGGGTTGTCCATGTCTCAGTCTCAGCAAATAGGGCAGGTCCCACACTTAGGAGCCCTCTTAGCATCCTAAAGACTGCACAGAATATTATGTGGTAACAGGCAAAGCAAAATGTTGCCTTCTCAAAGTCACCCTGGTAAAAGCATAATTAGATGGACTATTCCAGAAGCTTGTAGACTATGAACCACTCAAAAGTGGATATTTGGGTCTTCTCCAAGCCTGTACTGaatgctgaaaattaaagaaaagcagctctgcatttACATGGCATGGAAGGAATGACTGAACATTTTTAGAGTTGTTTGTGTGGGTTGTCCTGTCTTGTCCCAGTCTAATTCCATCAGctttcttcattcttttgtAGAAAACTTTGCTCCCTAATGTGCATCAGAGTCAGAGGTTGGACAGGGAgttttccatcctgctccagcctggccatgcCCCACACTGTGGACAGTGCCTAATTAATGTGGGCTCTGATTAGTGAGTGCTTTGTTTGTCTTTGCAGGTGAATGGCGTCAACATCAGCAGCGTGACTCACTGCCAGGCTGTCTCCTTCCTGCGGCAGCCAGGCCCTGTGctgcacctcctgctgctgcaggagaagggctTTTCCAGCAAGGCTGCACAGCAGGAGTGCAGCTCCACAGGCAGGGAAGTGATCCACGTCACCCTGGTCAAGAGAGAGCGCTCGGAGCCCTTGGGAATCAAGCTGATCAGGAAGACTGACGAGGCAGGGATTTTTATCCTGGATCTCTTAGAGGGAGGCTTGGCAGCCAAGAATGGGAAGCTGAGTCGGAATGACAGGGTTCTGTCAATAAATGGCCAGGATTTGAGGCAAGGAActcctgaggctgctgcccaGATAATCCAGGTGAGTTCAGCCATGGAGAGGCTGTGTGGCTGATGGCAGGGCTCCTGTTCTGAGAACACACCAGGGCAAGCTTCATTCCCCCAAGTCTCTCTCATGGAAAGTGACTCCCCTCTGGATGTGTGGGAAGCACCACTTCCAAATGAAGATCAACACCAGAGTGGGAATCTGGGGTGAGTCACCCCTGACAGGTCTGAGGGGAAGCAGTGGCTCATTGCACTGGAGTTCATGTGAGGAGATTGCATCTCCTGTGTGATGTTTGCAGCCTCAGCCTTgcagagggaatttgggatgcaCTGTGTGGATTCATGCAGCAGTCAGGGAGGGATCAGGGCAGCCTCTTGTGCTTCCAGCAGTCAGGCTGAAGGTGCTGGCTGGGAGATGGgatgggctggcagcacagaacagaTCCCTGTGCACTGATTTGAAGCCCTTTCTCCCCATTTTACCTGTATGTGTGAAGACAGACTGGAAAAGACGTGGGGCACCTCAGGCTAAAAACATTCCTGGGTACTGAATGAGTAGAAGAGGGGTGGTCTTTCCCTGTGGAATGTGCTCCTGTTGCAGCATGCCAGACGTCTTGGTGGAAGGAGTGGGCAAGAAATTCTAGTTAAAAGATTAAGGGTTACTGCATGTGCAGCAGATATCACATGGATCAACTTAAATTCTTTATCTCCCCAGGCGAGTGCCTCCAGTCTGTGTTTTTATCTCCAGATCCTGACACAATGCACCTCATCCCATTCTGTTTATATCCCAGAAAGGATGTGAGgtcagcaggagggagagccAGTTCTCCTCACAGTTATCACAGGAGTCCAGTGCCATGGGAGAAAGAGCAGAGTTCCAGCCCTGAGATCCTTTTTCATGTTGTGCTTCCGTTCTGTGGCCTCTTAGAATTTGTTTGTATCCCACAAGTGCTGCTGCATTCCTGTTGCAGTGTGCACACAACTCCTGTATGAGGAACTCCTTTTATCCCACTGGAACCAGCAACCAAAGTGTCAGAACTGGCTTTGTGAGGTTTGGGGGTTGAGTCTCTTTGGAAGTGACATTTGTGCAAAACTGAGACAGTTTCCCAAACATGATCTGTTCCTTTGAGGGCTAATTGAAATCTTTGCTTAAATGTAACTTGAAGAGTCCCTGTTCCAAGGCCAGGAAAATTCACTCTGGCACCAGGGAAGCAGAGTCCTGTGGCAAGGAGTGAGAGCAGCAACTGCATTTCTGTCATCCAGGGCAGGAGATGCCCCGAGTGAGCACGTGGGCCTTCCCCCAGTGAGTCCTTCACAATACGGTTCTGTCAGGTGATCTGAAGGGACAAAcccagtgagagcagcaggaacaatgGGAGCacttcccctgcagccctgccaaggccaGACATGCAGCTGGTGAAGTGTTTAACCAGAGCTACTCTGGGGAAAACACGGATGGGAGATGGTGAACAATAGATGATCAAAGCTGGGGGGGAAAGAGCTTTAACAACTTCCCCTGCAGTGAAAGCATCCAGTGCTTGTCATGGGCACTGTGTGTGGACCAGCCAGGGTTCCAGCTCTGTTCACTCTCTAGCACAACACAAGATGCTATTTTGGTTGTTTGTACCAAAGTGCAGGAATTAATCATGCTTTTCCACCTTCTCTTGTTTGGCACTGTGGGGGAGGGAGGCACGAGTGAagcctgcctctgctcctgttccttCTGACTCATGTTTGctaattccctttttctttttccaatcaCATTCCCTGGCTCATCACAAAAGACTTTGCATCACACTGAGGACCTGTTGGAGAACCTCTGTAGGAACTGATGCCAGCCCTTCTCTCTCCCCAAGGCAATGAGGGCTGTCCCTCATTTCTAACctatttcttctgtctttttaattTCCACTCCTTGTTGCTCTGGGCAGACCACGGAATCCAGAGTGAACTTTGTGATCCTGAGGCAGCCTGGGGTGCAGCTGGGGGAGCCAGTGGAGGATGGCAGCAcctccaacagcagcagcagcagcagcagcaatggggGGAGCCCAGTGCATCACAGGAGGAGACCAGACCAGAACCACTACAGAAGAAAATCCAACTACCAGAAGGTGGGGCTGGGAAATGAGGCCAAGCTGCTGCTTATTCCTGGTTTAGTAAATACCTTGTGTTGTTCTGTGATGCTGTTTTATCACAGAAGGCTGATCAGCAGTTCCATTGCTGCTTGGGCAGGCTTGGGGCTTTTGGTGCTGAAGAACCACTTGGTCACCTATAGGGAAACatcactttaaagaaaaaaggtgtttcAAAATTTCTTCAGTGTTGATGCAGAGCTGGTGTTTAATCCTTTGTTGTCTGGAAAGGGCAATGAGGAATTTTGCCAtccatgagatttttttgggatttgctTCTTGACATCCATCAAGCCCCACACACTGAGGGTGTTGCAGTGAcacccagctgagctggtgtGGAGCCAGAGGCCTCCATGGTCCAGGAGGAGAATCCCCAGGTGGCCCCATGGtgctgctgtgactgcagtgtGGGGCTGCCACCCCTCTGTGGGGCACAACAAACAGCAGGAGCAAGAGGACAATCCCCAGAGTGCTGAACCCAGAGAGAAAATCTGTGTGTAGAACTTGCAGCTGAGTGACcaacctgctgcagctgctcagagttGTGTGACAGGTttcagtgtccctgcagctcagggagttGCTGTCCTGCATGGCTGGAGTGTGGTTCCTGCATTTAAATCCCTGAGTAGCATTTACACCCTGTTGTACAGCCTGTGCTTTAACCTGTGCCTTCATTGCAACCTAAACTTTCAGTCAGGGAGAGCTTCATAATTGGCATGAGCAGCCTTGAGATGAGCTCACAGCTTGTTCCTCAGTGCAAAAATCCCCCTCCTCAGAGGGAGCAAATGGATTTAGGATCATTAGGACAGCACTGATGGCTCACCttagaaatgctgctctgtATTCCCACCCACAGCAAGGACATGGGAAGTTGACTTTGCCCTCCAGCAGTTGCTCTGGATGAAGGAGACAAATGTTGTTGTCTTCCAGAGTTGGGCTTCTCCTGTTCAATGCATTAATGAAGCTGCATTTTGTGCTGTCCTTGCTTTGTAGGATTTGCCTCAGGGATATGTAACTCATGAGAAGACAGTTGCAATAAAAAAGGAACCAAAGGAATCTTTGGGAATCACAATTGGAGGTGGAAGGGATAACAAAAACAAGCTCCCTATCTATGTGACAAGTGTGCAGCCCATTGGATGCCTCTTCAGGGATGGCAGAATCAAGAGAGGTAAGGGAGGCTCTCAGACCCTTCATCCTTTAGGAACTGTGGGGGATTTTCAATGGGAGCTGGACTTGGACACTAAAGAGAGGCTGGAAACCCATGACACCTTGAGGCTGAAATGGGCTCCATAGCCAAGGGTCTGTAACAATCCCATTTTACAATCCCAAGGGTCTGTACTAATCCCATTTTATTTCATCAACAGGGGATGTACTTCTGAGCATCAATGGCATTGATTTGACTCATCTGAACTACTATGAAGCTGTCTCAGCACTGAAATCCAATGCAGCTTCCCACTCAGTCACACTGAAAGCCTTGGAAATCCTCTCCCTGAACtccccagagccatccctgGACATCAGGGAGCAGGGATTCAGCTGGTCTCCCCTCTGGATCACGTGGCTTGGATTGCCCAGGTATGTTTGTCAGGAACTGCATGGAGAGCTGTTAATTACAGGCTTGACTTTCACTCAAACACtagaaattaattactttgtTGATGAACTTGGAAGCATTGCTGGTATTCCTGTTTAGCTGAAAGGCAGTGGAAAACCTCATTCCAATGAGATCATAGAATGGTGAGCATATAAGGAACTTCCATGGTTTTTCTGGAGTGACCCATCACTCCCACACTCCTGTTGGACAGTAACCATGCTTTAGAAGCTCTGAAACCCCCCTTTGTAAAGTGAAATAGTCAATGTTAGATTCAGTTCTTGCTGAAGTACTGACTGAAATCTCTCTGTGGCTCTTTCTGCATCCCCTAACACAAGCCAAGGGACACCTGGGCTGTCTGGGGGTTTCTAATCTGATCATCTCACTTAGGGGCAGACATTCTTTCAGTCTAACTCTCCTTGGCTGTTGTAACTGTGTCATCTtcagcaggaagcagaaatggTTCTGCACAGTTAAGTTTTCCAAAGCTTTGCAGCACAGGCTTAGGCCAGGTTTTAACCTGGTGAGTTCCAAGAAAAGCTTGAAGttccctctccttcctgggcttcttttcttcctttcccagtttttctgGCTGTCAGGTGActtgcagcttctgctgcagggactggagtctcctctgctcctggatCTCCTGCCTTGATTTCAGGAGTGTGCTGGCATTACCTCCATTTAATGCACTGCTGGTATTGATGCTCCCCCTTCATCTGACTCCTGAAGTGATTCCAGGTGCcctttctgctcttctcttccttttacTCCAGCCTGAATTCTGGCCTTGGTATGTGTCTGCAGTTCTGGCAGTGAGAGTAGGTAGGAGGCACACAGCAAGGTTATTCCACTTTGGGATCTGACAGAATCCTCTTCCTGTTTCCAGCCCTAAGAAGGGCTGTAATTCCTGTGCTTCCTTGCTCTTTTTCCCATCTGCTCCCAGTGACACTTGGGAGCCACTGGCTGGTCACCCACAGAACCTGTGTTTGTCACCTGGGCATGCTCAGGTGCCTCTAGTCATCCAGAGAACCTGTTTGTCACCTGGGCATGCTCAGGTGCCTCTGGTCACCCAGAGAACCTGTGTTTGTCACCTGGGCATGCTCAGGTGCCTCTAGTCATCCAGAGAACCTGTTTGTCACCTGGGCATGCTCAGGTGCCTCTAGTCATCCAGAGAACCTGTTTGTCACCTGGGCATGCTCAGGTGCCTCTAGTCATCCAGAGAACCTGTTTGTCACCTGGGCATGCTCAGGTGCCTCTAGTCATCCAGAGAACCTGTTTGTCACCTGGGCATGCTCAGGTGCCTCTGGTCAGCCACAGAACCTGTGTTTGTCACCTGGGCATGCTCAGGTGCCTCTGGTCAGCCACAGAACCTGTGTTTGTCACCTGGGCATGCTCAGGTGCCTCTGGTCAGCCACAGAACCTGTGTTTGTCACCTGGGCATGCTCAGGTGCCTCTGGTCAGCCACAGAACCTGTGTTTGTCACCTGGGCATGCTCAGGTGCCTCTGGCACTTGAGGCTGGCTCAGGgaggtgcagctgcagtgagatCCCAGTGCCCTCCATTGCAGAGAGCTCCTGACCCACCCAAGCTGGGTTTCCTTTGCACAGGACCaaaccccagtgctgcaggggaaTGTCCATGGTGGCCCTGTGTGCACCACACTGACACACAAAACCCCCCAGAAGTGCCCAAACTGGACCCAGCACCAGCTGTTCCACTGGGATCTGCTCCTTTTGGCTGCCCTGGCCTCACTGGGTTGGAATGTCCTGCAGGCTGAAAGCTCAAAGCTAACTGCATGTGCaattttgggtttgttcagcttttatttccctCAGTTATCCCTCTTCTCCAGCAGAAATATCCCTTTCTTTTTAGAGGAATGTATTTCTCAGACTTGATGCTGAAAGGTGTGAAATGAATGCTCAGGGCTAGGGAAATGTGTTTGACCCTTTCAACACTTGAGCACAGAGTGTTTCATTCAGGCCTCAATTTCTTGTATCTGTGATTTGTGTTTCTGTCGAGGAGAAACTTTGATTTCTTCCTAGCACTGTGTTAAATCCTGGCACTGATAGTATAAAATACCATCTCAAAAGCTGCTTTGGACTGGGCCCATGTTCTAATCCAACACACCCAAAAGTTTACAGATGTATTTATCTTCTCTCTCTGAAACCTTTGCCTCTTTTAAACACAG includes:
- the LOC101809323 gene encoding ligand of Numb protein X 2-like; this translates as MADPITEEHVSQVPELCCECGQPHPLLDNHLYNFQDEVDDELICHICLQPLLQPMDTPCGHTYCFKCLENFMQEYSFCPMDRKKLSFQQCHKSSLLVRNLLDKLVVLCPFKAECQQTMQRCELEAHLHNRCPGFKKYKSELQRKKNPISKGKEDPPAKGEANTPKDPEVPGGGSSLVAESSGAAVVSLGTAEPGLVNPAFEETEEDLPQRTSLVAETTTIEIHREDPEEELGMRIVGGKDTPLGNIVVQEVLRDSVIAADGRIAPGDHILEVNGVNISSVTHCQAVSFLRQPGPVLHLLLLQEKGFSSKAAQQECSSTGREVIHVTLVKRERSEPLGIKLIRKTDEAGIFILDLLEGGLAAKNGKLSRNDRVLSINGQDLRQGTPEAAAQIIQTTESRVNFVILRQPGVQLGEPVEDGSTSNSSSSSSSNGGSPVHHRRRPDQNHYRRKSNYQKDLPQGYVTHEKTVAIKKEPKESLGITIGGGRDNKNKLPIYVTSVQPIGCLFRDGRIKRGDVLLSINGIDLTHLNYYEAVSALKSNAASHSVTLKALEILSLNSPEPSLDIREQGFSWSPLWITWLGLPSYLHFCQDIVLSKGNLESWGFSIVGGFEESKGNQPFFIKTIVPGTPAFRDRKLKCGDEIVAVNGVPAIGMSNSELIPMLKEQRNRVTLTVVSWPGSLV